From Triticum urartu cultivar G1812 chromosome 2, Tu2.1, whole genome shotgun sequence, a single genomic window includes:
- the LOC125533902 gene encoding MADS-box transcription factor 31-like isoform X2: MGRGKVELKKIENTTSRQVTFSKRRMGLLKKANELAILCDAQVGVIVFSGSGKMYEYASPPWRIANIFDRYLKAPSTRFDEMDVQQKIIHEMTRMKDESNRLKIIMRQYMGEDLGSLTLQDVSNLEQQIEFSLYKVRLRKQQLLDQQLLEMRQREMHMSEDQSSSYMFHMNPARDQPGQSADVMNPKLFPLWDVGDQIYGQDAESSMTALKLSPQLQEYKLQPVQPNLQEGNLHGYVLRL; the protein is encoded by the exons ATGGGGCGTGGGAAAGTGGAGCTCAAGAAGATCGAGAACACGACGAGCCGCCAGGTCACCTTCTCCAAGAGGCGGATGGGCCTGCTCAAGAAGGCAAACGAGCTGGCCATTCTTTGCGATGCGCAGGTTGGGGTGATCGTCTTCTCCGGCAGTGGCAAGATGTACGAGTACGCCAGCCCTCCATGGAG GATTGCAAACATCTTTGACAGATACCTGAAAGCCCCCAGCACCCGCTTTGATGAGATGGACGTCCAGCAG AAAATCATCCATGAGATGACAAGGATGAAGGATGAGAGCAACAGGCTGAAGATCATCATGAGGCAGTACATGGGCGAGGACCTGGGCTCGCTGACCCTGCAAGACGTGAGCAATCTTGAGCAGCAGATCGAGTTCTCGCTGTACAAGGTTCGCCTTAGGAAG CAGCAGCTACTTGACCAGCAGCTGCTCGAGATGCGCCAGAGG GAGATGCACATGTCAGAGGACCAGAGCAGCAGCTACATGTTCCACATG AATCCGGCGAGGGATCAGCCGGGCCAGTCGGCCGACGTGATGAATCCGAAGCTGTTCCCTCTGTGGGACGTCGGCGACCAGATCTACGGCCAGGACGCCGAGTCCTCCATGACGGCTCTCAAGCTCTCGCCGCAGCTGCAGGAGTACAAGCTCCAGCCGGTGCAGCCCAACCTGCAGGAGGGCAACCTCCATGGCTACGTCCTCCGCCTCTG A
- the LOC125533902 gene encoding MADS-box transcription factor 31-like isoform X1, with protein MGRGKVELKKIENTTSRQVTFSKRRMGLLKKANELAILCDAQVGVIVFSGSGKMYEYASPPWRIANIFDRYLKAPSTRFDEMDVQQKIIHEMTRMKDESNRLKIIMRQYMGEDLGSLTLQDVSNLEQQIEFSLYKVRLRKQQLLDQQLLEMRQREMHMSEDQSSSYMFHMNPARDQPGQSADVMNPKLFPLWDVGDQIYGQDAESSMTALKLSPQLQEYKLQPVQPNLQEGNLHGYVLRLW; from the exons ATGGGGCGTGGGAAAGTGGAGCTCAAGAAGATCGAGAACACGACGAGCCGCCAGGTCACCTTCTCCAAGAGGCGGATGGGCCTGCTCAAGAAGGCAAACGAGCTGGCCATTCTTTGCGATGCGCAGGTTGGGGTGATCGTCTTCTCCGGCAGTGGCAAGATGTACGAGTACGCCAGCCCTCCATGGAG GATTGCAAACATCTTTGACAGATACCTGAAAGCCCCCAGCACCCGCTTTGATGAGATGGACGTCCAGCAG AAAATCATCCATGAGATGACAAGGATGAAGGATGAGAGCAACAGGCTGAAGATCATCATGAGGCAGTACATGGGCGAGGACCTGGGCTCGCTGACCCTGCAAGACGTGAGCAATCTTGAGCAGCAGATCGAGTTCTCGCTGTACAAGGTTCGCCTTAGGAAG CAGCAGCTACTTGACCAGCAGCTGCTCGAGATGCGCCAGAGG GAGATGCACATGTCAGAGGACCAGAGCAGCAGCTACATGTTCCACATG AATCCGGCGAGGGATCAGCCGGGCCAGTCGGCCGACGTGATGAATCCGAAGCTGTTCCCTCTGTGGGACGTCGGCGACCAGATCTACGGCCAGGACGCCGAGTCCTCCATGACGGCTCTCAAGCTCTCGCCGCAGCTGCAGGAGTACAAGCTCCAGCCGGTGCAGCCCAACCTGCAGGAGGGCAACCTCCATGGCTACGTCCTCCGCCTCTGGTAA